A portion of the Sandaracinobacteroides saxicola genome contains these proteins:
- a CDS encoding NepR family anti-sigma factor, translating into MQKPPSPDGSTAPRPGRSTQTAIDSGLKSLFAQIAEEPVPDDLLALLDRIDSAQPRGDAHGDGARP; encoded by the coding sequence ATGCAGAAACCGCCATCACCGGACGGCAGCACTGCGCCCCGCCCTGGGCGGAGCACGCAGACCGCCATCGATTCCGGCCTCAAAAGCCTGTTCGCCCAGATCGCCGAGGAACCGGTCCCCGATGACCTGCTGGCGCTGCTCGACCGGATCGACAGCGCGCAGCCCCGCGGGGATGCCCACGGCGACGGGGCCCGGCCGTGA
- a CDS encoding sensor histidine kinase: MPSLDPADETSAPRRHGWWPQGWRLRTSFVLLLLLAMLPIAIISAWQANEAVGREQADINRRLAAGARATASVELNQFYGAQALLTLLRANPVVLAGGPACDSMLARMVATIPAYSNMVRLDAAGRVTCSGQPANGGISVTDRPWWTDLTQRPRFMVRGPLWGELSDRLVFMAVLPVTTDDGRFDGAVMASIDIPRLRENLRQRYLGPEQLVVLLDANGRPLLESDRDGPARFLVNQPVDRVLRATGGDGRRWRYAVAPLFREGAGPAVYHVAYARPEVSLSAPGRWQVTAAIVLPILALLLGSLAIWFGANRLVLDWLGELRRLAAAYAAGDYRSRAASFEGAPLEIRRFAADLRRMGLTIDERDARLRSSLDTQRELARELHHRVKNNLQTVSAILTTQLRRVPDSAAQRALRSAEMRVAALGLVHRLLYETGELTMVSLKRLIGDLCTQLQRIVGRDDIDLDCDLDDAPVAIDTAEPLTLWIVEAVSNALIHAFPEGRPGHIRLRLRIRHDTGELTVEDDGIGHNPSLSGRGLRLLGAIAAQLGGRFERGDVPAGTRLVLSFPLAGRREPPGE, from the coding sequence GTGCCCTCGCTGGACCCGGCGGACGAGACCTCCGCGCCACGCCGTCACGGATGGTGGCCGCAGGGCTGGCGCCTGCGCACCAGCTTCGTGCTGCTGCTGCTGCTCGCCATGCTGCCCATCGCCATCATCTCCGCCTGGCAGGCGAACGAGGCGGTGGGGCGCGAACAGGCCGACATCAACCGCCGCCTCGCCGCCGGCGCCCGCGCCACCGCCAGCGTCGAACTCAACCAATTCTATGGCGCGCAGGCACTGCTCACCCTGCTGCGCGCCAACCCCGTCGTGCTCGCCGGCGGCCCCGCCTGCGACAGCATGCTGGCGCGGATGGTGGCCACCATTCCCGCCTACTCCAACATGGTGCGGCTGGATGCCGCCGGTCGCGTCACCTGCAGCGGCCAGCCGGCCAACGGCGGCATCAGCGTCACCGACCGGCCCTGGTGGACCGACCTCACGCAACGCCCACGCTTCATGGTGCGCGGACCGCTCTGGGGGGAACTTTCGGACCGGCTGGTGTTCATGGCGGTGCTTCCCGTCACCACGGATGACGGCCGCTTCGATGGCGCGGTCATGGCCAGCATCGACATTCCGCGCCTGCGCGAAAATTTGCGCCAACGCTATCTCGGCCCCGAGCAGCTGGTGGTGCTGCTCGATGCCAACGGGCGGCCGCTGCTGGAAAGCGACCGGGACGGCCCGGCGCGCTTCCTGGTCAACCAGCCGGTCGACCGCGTGCTGCGCGCCACCGGCGGGGACGGGCGGCGCTGGCGCTACGCCGTCGCGCCGCTGTTCCGCGAAGGCGCCGGCCCGGCCGTCTATCATGTCGCCTATGCCCGTCCGGAGGTCAGCCTGTCGGCGCCCGGCCGCTGGCAGGTGACCGCCGCCATCGTGCTGCCGATCCTGGCGCTGCTGCTCGGCAGCCTCGCCATCTGGTTCGGTGCCAATCGCCTGGTGCTCGATTGGCTGGGGGAGCTGCGCCGCCTCGCCGCCGCCTATGCCGCCGGCGACTATCGCAGCCGCGCCGCCAGCTTCGAGGGCGCGCCGCTGGAAATCCGCCGCTTCGCCGCCGACCTGCGCCGCATGGGACTCACCATCGACGAGCGCGACGCCCGCCTCCGATCCTCGCTCGACACACAGCGCGAACTCGCCCGCGAGCTGCACCACCGCGTCAAGAACAACCTCCAGACGGTCTCCGCCATCCTCACCACGCAGCTGCGCCGCGTGCCCGATTCCGCGGCGCAGCGCGCGCTGCGCTCCGCCGAAATGCGCGTCGCCGCGCTCGGCCTCGTCCACCGCCTGCTCTACGAGACCGGCGAGCTGACCATGGTGTCCCTGAAGCGCCTGATCGGCGACCTCTGCACCCAGCTGCAACGCATCGTCGGCCGCGACGACATCGACCTCGACTGCGACCTCGACGATGCGCCCGTCGCCATCGACACCGCCGAGCCACTGACGCTGTGGATCGTCGAGGCGGTCAGCAACGCCCTGATCCACGCCTTTCCGGAGGGGCGGCCCGGTCACATCCGCCTGCGCTTGCGCATCCGCCACGACACCGGCGAACTGACCGTGGAGGATGACGGCATCGGCCACAACCCGTCGCTCAGCGGCCGCGGCCTGCGCCTGCTCGGCGCCATCGCCGCCCAGCTCGGCGGCCGGTTCGAGCGTGGCGACGTGCCCGCGGGCACCCGCCTGGTGCT
- a CDS encoding response regulator yields the protein MSAATPAAVAPVSHPSTRAAFGPHLPFLRRYARALTGSQRSGDAYVRAALEALIADPDSIRHDGDPRVELFRLFHAFWNGVAEESGDEAMGSQGEEMIAQLPRNRREALLLTAVEGFGAADAATILNRSREEVEGDIAAATSSIGAEMACRVLIIEDEPIIALHLQDIVEEMGHSVAGVAMTHKEATAMMAAEPAELVLADIRLADGSSGIDAVNEILAARPVPVIFITAYPERLLTGERPEPTYLITKPFEPTMVVATIGQALMLARQTAG from the coding sequence ATGTCCGCCGCCACGCCAGCCGCCGTTGCACCTGTTTCCCACCCTTCGACCCGGGCCGCCTTCGGACCCCATCTGCCTTTCCTGCGCCGCTATGCCCGCGCGCTCACCGGCTCGCAGCGGTCGGGCGATGCCTATGTGCGGGCGGCGCTGGAGGCGCTGATCGCTGATCCCGACAGCATCCGCCACGATGGCGATCCGCGGGTGGAACTGTTCCGGCTGTTCCATGCCTTCTGGAACGGCGTGGCCGAGGAATCCGGCGACGAGGCCATGGGCAGCCAGGGCGAGGAAATGATCGCCCAGCTGCCGCGCAACCGGCGGGAGGCGCTGCTGCTGACGGCGGTGGAAGGGTTCGGCGCGGCGGACGCGGCGACGATCCTGAACCGGTCCCGCGAGGAGGTCGAAGGCGACATCGCGGCGGCGACGTCGAGCATCGGCGCCGAGATGGCGTGCCGCGTGCTGATCATCGAGGATGAGCCGATCATCGCGCTGCACCTGCAGGACATCGTCGAGGAGATGGGCCACAGCGTTGCCGGCGTGGCCATGACGCACAAGGAAGCGACCGCGATGATGGCGGCCGAACCTGCGGAGCTGGTGCTGGCGGACATCCGGCTGGCGGATGGCTCCTCTGGCATCGATGCCGTCAACGAAATCCTGGCGGCACGGCCGGTGCCGGTGATCTTCATCACCGCCTATCCGGAGCGGCTGCTGACCGGGGAGCGGCCGGAGCCGACCTATCTGATCACCAAGCCGTTCGAGCCGACGATGGTGGTGGCGACGATCGGCCAGGCCTTGATGCTGGCGCGCCAGACCGCCGGCTGA
- a CDS encoding sigma-70 family RNA polymerase sigma factor — protein MTGAANSATDAPDSMAPVESASAELAPAELAPAEFDRIFRALMLKNVPALRAFARLLCGNRDTADDVVQDTLMRAWAARASFRLDSNFRAWSFRILRNHYFSLCRKSGRMTSWDPDAAERLLISPAGQETALHMRDFERGLATLSPEQREALLLVNASGMPYEEVAEVTGCAVGTVKSRVARARAALTRYLDGPKPADRLPLSDRSEGASQRPSRPDLPAAA, from the coding sequence GTGACCGGTGCCGCCAACAGCGCCACGGATGCACCCGATTCGATGGCGCCTGTTGAATCGGCATCCGCGGAATTGGCGCCGGCGGAACTGGCGCCGGCAGAATTCGACCGCATCTTCCGTGCGCTCATGCTGAAAAACGTCCCCGCGTTGAGGGCCTTCGCCCGCCTGCTGTGCGGCAACCGCGACACCGCGGACGATGTCGTGCAGGACACGCTGATGCGCGCCTGGGCCGCCCGCGCCAGCTTCCGCCTCGATTCCAATTTCCGGGCCTGGTCGTTCCGCATCCTGCGCAACCATTATTTCTCGCTCTGTCGCAAATCCGGCCGCATGACCAGCTGGGACCCCGACGCCGCCGAGCGCCTGCTGATTTCTCCCGCCGGCCAGGAAACCGCGCTCCACATGCGCGATTTCGAACGCGGCCTCGCCACCCTCTCGCCGGAACAGCGCGAAGCGCTGCTGCTCGTCAATGCGTCGGGCATGCCCTATGAGGAGGTGGCGGAGGTCACCGGCTGCGCCGTCGGCACGGTGAAAAGCCGCGTCGCCCGCGCCCGCGCCGCCCTGACCCGCTACCTCGACGGTCCGAAGCCCGCCGACAGGTTGCCCCTGTCCGACCGAAGCGAGGGAGCGTCGCAGCGCCCGTCGCGGCCGGATCTCCCCGCCGCTGCCTGA